A region from the Capra hircus breed San Clemente chromosome X unlocalized genomic scaffold, ASM170441v1, whole genome shotgun sequence genome encodes:
- the CT55 gene encoding cancer/testis antigen 55: protein MLRFISRALAFWRKVDSSEAEREQHQRLLEGHTESKTVQGVVTKFCSNYGLIDELIYFSSDVVTGNVLLKVGQKVTAVVEENKTSHGLKAIKVDAFCDNSHGDELPDSCTRISLGYMNSLIEGVEFIHHTAYFSLDVVCKDFEPYQGDRVEVVFSIQPDTQSRKALSVKPLRHKHVHKVCITSLQGRNGVLDDTIFFTLESLKLPDGYVPRVSDMVDAVVVESVQSCYVWRAISMTLVKKG from the exons ATGCTCCGGTTTATTTCCAGGGCTCTTGCCTTTTGGAGGAAGGTGGACTCGTCGGAAGCAGAGAGGGAGCAGCATCAGAGGCTCCTGGAAG GTCACACCGAGTCAAAAACTGTGCAAGGAGTCGTGACAAAGTTCTGTAGTAACTATGGCTTGATCGATGAGTTGATCTACTTCAGCAGTGATGTTGTGACTGGCAATGTGCTTCTGAAAGTTGGGCAAAAGGTTACGGCAGTTGTGGAGGAAAATAAAACATCTCATGGATTGAAAGCAATCAAA GTGGATGCTTTCTGTGATAATAGCCATGGCGATGAACTGCCAGATTCCTGTACTAGAATCTCACTTGGCTATATGAACTCTCTGATAGAAGGTGTTGAGTTCATTCATCACACAGCTTACTTCTCTCTAGATGTTGTTTGTAAAG ATTTTGAGCCTTATCAGGGTGACCGAGTAGAAGTTGTATTTTCCATCCAGCCAGACACACAAAGCAGAAAGGCCCTCTCAGTGAAGCCTCTGAGACACAAGCACGTGCACAAG GTCTGCATTACTAGCCTGCAGGGAAGAAATGGGGTGCTAGATGATACTATCTTTTTCACCCTGGAATCTCTGAAACTTCCTGATGGCTACGTACCTCGAGTATCTGACATGGTCGATGCAGTCGTGGTGGAGAGTGTTCAGTCCTGCTATGTTTGGAGAGCAATTTCTATGACTCTAGTGAAAAAGGGGTAA